In Trifolium pratense cultivar HEN17-A07 linkage group LG7, ARS_RC_1.1, whole genome shotgun sequence, a genomic segment contains:
- the LOC123894033 gene encoding zinc finger A20 and AN1 domain-containing stress-associated protein 8-like, with translation MDHEQTGCEAAPEGPMLCINNCGFFGSAATKNMCSKCHKDMMLKQEQATLAASSIENIMNGSSSSSGIEPAIAANVEISVDSVEPKTISAQPLVASGSEESAEKKPKDGPKRCTNCNKRVGLTGFNCRCGNLFCSVHRYSDKHDCPFDYRTAGKDAIAKANPVVKAEKLDKI, from the coding sequence atgGACCATGAACAGACTGGATGTGAAGCAGCCCCAGAAGGTCCTATGTTGTGCATCAACAACTGTGGATTTTTTGGAAGTGCAGCTACCAAGAACATGTGCTCTAAGTGCCACAAAGACATGATGCTGAAACAGGAGCAGGCCACTCTTGCAGCTTCTTCCATCGAGAACATTATGAATGGGTCATCAAGCAGCAGTGGAATTGAACCTGCTATTGCTGCCAATGTGGAGATCTCAGTTGATTCAGTGGAGCCCAAAACCATCTCTGCCCAACCGTTAGTTGCTTCCGGTTCAGAGGAGAGTGCGGAGAAGAAGCCCAAGGATGGTCCTAAACGGTGTACCAACTGTAATAAGCGGGTTGGTTTGACAGGATTTAATTGTCGGTGTGGTAACCTTTTCTGTTCTGTACATCGCTACTCAGACAAACATGATTGTCCATTTGATTATCGCACTGCTGGAAAGGATGCAATAGCAAAAGCAAACCCGGTTGTCAAGGCTGAGAAGCTTGACAAGATCTAG
- the LOC123894034 gene encoding PRELI domain containing protein 3B-like codes for MVKAYKQEHVYNHPWERVTSASWRKFTDAENKRVLSHILDVNTLNTSLDSSSGKLYATRAITVRCPWLVRRIIGEDICHCVESTVVDAKSRSMQISYRNISMEKFIEVEENTRYDPHPDNPNGWTVCQQETRIRIKPLSALASMAEKVEQRCADRFLQNSAKSRDVMERICKYLEAESSSFSL; via the coding sequence ATGGTGAAAGCATATAAACAAGAACACGTGTATAATCATCCATGGGAACGAGTAACCTCTGCATCATGGCGAAAATTCACCGATGCAGAGAACAAGCGAGTTTTATCGCATATTCTAGATGTAAACACATTGAACACAAGCCTTGATTCTTCCTCCGGGAAGCTTTACGCAACACGTGCGATAACTGTTCGATGTCCGTGGCTTGTAAGAAGAATTATTGGTGAGGATATTTGTCATTGTGTTGAATCAACTGTTGTAGATGCAAAATCGCGTTCGATGCAGATTAGTTATAGGAATATTAGTATGGAGAAGTTTATTGAAGTGGAAGAGAATACTAGGTATGATCCTCATCCGGATAATCCCAATGGATGGACTGTTTGTCAGCAGGAGACTCGAATTCGGATTAAGCCTTTGTCCGCGTTGGCTTCTATGGCGGAGAAAGTTGAGCAGCGATGTGCTGATAGGTTTCTTCAGAATAGTGCTAAGAGTAGAGATGTTATGGAAAGAATTTGCAAATATCTTGAGGCTGAGTCTAGCTCATTTTCTTTGTGA
- the LOC123894035 gene encoding AP2-like ethylene-responsive transcription factor PLT1 has product MGSMNTNNWLSFPLSPTHPSSLPPHLQPTQSQYHHFSLGTLVNDNMLETPFQNHDWNLLSTSHSQSSNEVPKVADFLGVSSKINTENESDLAAFDHSSDNNYLFMPAIHNNSVITTSSNSYDQYQENGNNNLQSLTLSMGSGTTTKDSICETSVDTNSTVEAAATPKRALDTFGQRTSIYRGVTRHRWTGRYEAHLWDNTCRREGQSRKGRQVYLGGYDKEEKAARAYDLAALKYWGTSTTTNFPISNYEKEVEDMKHMTRQEFVAAIRRKSSGFSRGASMYRGVTRHHQHGRWQARIGRVAGNKDLYLGTFGTEEEAAEAYDIAAIKFRGLNAVTNFDMNRYEVKAILESNTLPIGGGAAKRLKEAQALECSRKREQEMIALGSSTTFQYGGIGGEGSSSSSRMQLQGYPLMQFEPLYESSIQDPSSFNQQSYIQTQLQLHQQQQSGGFYNYNGNYNIQNQQGLMNMGVMENNGGGGGYIGNNINVVGSGGEEVGFVKVDYDMASGGYGGWSAADASNVGAASVFTMWNDLTN; this is encoded by the exons ATGGGATCAATGAACACAAATAACTGGCTTTCATTTCCACTTTCTCCAACTCATCCTTCTTCATTACCACCTCATCTTCAACCAACTCAATCTCAATATCATCACTTTTCTCTTGGAACATTAGTCAATGACAACATGTTGGAAACCCCTTTCCAAAATCATg ATTGGAACCTGTTGAGTACTAGTCATAGTCAGAGCAGCAATGAAGTTCCAAAGGTTGCTGATTTTCTTGGTGTGAGCAGCAAGATCAATACTGAAAATGAGTCAGATCTTGCAGCCTTTGATCATTCTTCAGATAATAATTACTTATTCATGCCAGCAATACATAATAACTCAGTTATAACAACTTCTAGCAACAGTTATGATCAATATCAAGAAAATGGTAACAATAATTTGCAGTCATTGACATTATCAATGGGAAGTGGTACTACTACTAAGGATTCCATATGTGAAACCAGTGTTGACACTAACAGTACAGTTGAAGCAGCTGCTACACCTAAAAGAGCTTTGGATACCTTTGGCCAAAGAACATCTATATATCGAGGCGTAACAAG ACATAGATGGACCGGAAGGTATGAAGCTCATCTTTGGGATAATACATGTAGAAGGGAAGGACAATCAAGAAAAGGTCGCCAAG TCTATTTAG GTGGATATGACAAAGAAGAGAAAGCTGCAAGGGCTTATGATTTAGCTGCACTAAAGTATTGGGGGACATCCACCACTACAAATTTTCCA ATAAGTAACTATGAGAAGGAAGTTGAAGATATGAAGCACATGACTAGACAAGAATTTGTTGCCGCCATAAGAAG AAAGAGCAGTGGATTTTCAAGGGGTGCATCAATGTATCGTGGAGTCACAAG GCATCACCAACATGGAAGATGGCAAGCAAGAATTGGCAGAGTAGCAGGAAATAAGGATCTTTACTTAGGAACTTTTG gtACCGAAGAAGAGGCTGCAGAAGCTTATGACATAGCTGCAATAAAGTTTAGAGGATTAAACGCAGTAACAAACTTCGACATGAATCGTTACGAGGTGAAAGCGATTCTTGAAAGTAATACTCTTCCAATAGGAGGAGGTGCTGCAAAACGGTTAAAAGAAGCTCAAGCTCTAGAATGTTCTAGAAAAAGAGAACAAGAGATGATAGCATTAGGCTCTAGTACTACTTTTCAATATGGAGGAATTGGAGGAGAAGGATCTTCAAGTTCAAGTAGGATGCAATTACAAGGTTACCCTTTAATGCAATTTGAACCTTTATATGAGAGTAGTATTCAAGATCCGTCGTCGTTTAATCAGCAGAGTTATATTCAAACTCAGCTTCAGTTGCATCAACAACAGCAAAGTGGAggattttataattataatgggAATTACAATATTCAGAATCAGCAGGGTTTGATGAATATGGGTGTCATGGAGAATAATGGTGGTGGAGGAGGGTATATTGGGAATAATATTAACGTAGTTGGAAGTGGAGGGGAGGAGGTTGGGTTTGTTAAGGTTGATTATGACATGGCTTCCGGAGGTTATGGAGGTTGGTCAGCGGCCGATGCTTCAAATGTTGGTGCAGCCAGTGTTTTTACAATGTGGAATGATTTGACTAATTAA